One window of the Chryseotalea sp. WA131a genome contains the following:
- a CDS encoding type I restriction enzyme HsdR N-terminal domain-containing protein: MTKLNLPELKPTLKKEQGKIWIFDGIRKKYLVLTPEEWVRQHFMNYLIAELKYPRSLFRVEGSLTYNQLQKRSDILVFNREGKPWMLIECKSPTIKLTQNAFNQAAVYNMTVHAKYVAVTNGLVHYCCEAAKLGEEAVFLESFPEFEV; encoded by the coding sequence GTGACCAAACTCAACCTTCCAGAACTCAAACCTACGCTGAAAAAAGAGCAAGGCAAAATATGGATTTTTGATGGTATTCGGAAAAAATATTTGGTGCTAACGCCCGAGGAATGGGTGAGGCAGCATTTTATGAATTACCTCATTGCTGAGCTAAAATACCCGCGCTCTTTGTTTCGGGTAGAAGGTAGCTTGACTTACAACCAACTTCAAAAACGTTCAGATATTTTGGTGTTCAATCGTGAGGGCAAACCGTGGATGCTGATAGAATGTAAATCGCCTACTATCAAACTCACTCAAAATGCTTTTAACCAAGCGGCTGTTTACAACATGACTGTTCACGCCAAATATGTGGCCGTAACCAATGGCTTGGTTCACTATTGCTGCGAAGCTGCTAAACTGGGCGAAGAGGCCGTATTTTTAGAATCGTTTCCAGAGTTTGAGGTGTAA
- the ald gene encoding alanine dehydrogenase, giving the protein MIIGVPKEIKNNENRVALTPAGAQELTKRGHTVYMQTKAGEGSGFSDAEYTSAGAKLLPTANEVFAIAEMIMKVKEPIEQEYTLIKKDQLVFTYFHFASYEPLAHAMVKTGAVCLAYETVERVDGSLPLLVPMSEVAGRMSIQEGAKYLEKPLKGRGILLGGVPGVMPAKVLILGGGVVGTNAAKMAAGMGADVIITDVNINRLRYLDDVMPKNVRTMVSNEYVLRELVKTHDLIIGGVLVPGAKAPKLITRDMLKTMRPGTVLVDVAVDQGGCIETCRPTTHEDPTYIIDDVVHYCVANMPGAVPYTSTLALTNATLPYAIKLATQGWKKACTENMDLKKGLNVINGKIVYKAVSDAFNLPYTDVKEFLS; this is encoded by the coding sequence ATGATTATTGGAGTACCCAAAGAAATCAAGAACAACGAAAATCGCGTGGCCCTTACCCCTGCCGGTGCGCAAGAGCTGACCAAGCGCGGCCATACCGTGTACATGCAAACCAAAGCAGGCGAAGGCAGTGGCTTTAGCGATGCGGAATACACTAGCGCGGGTGCGAAGCTATTGCCAACCGCCAATGAGGTGTTTGCCATTGCCGAAATGATTATGAAGGTGAAGGAGCCGATTGAACAAGAATATACGCTTATCAAAAAAGATCAGTTGGTGTTTACGTATTTTCACTTTGCCTCCTACGAGCCACTGGCCCATGCCATGGTAAAAACAGGGGCTGTGTGTTTGGCGTATGAAACAGTAGAGCGCGTGGATGGCAGCCTGCCGTTGTTGGTGCCAATGAGTGAAGTGGCGGGAAGGATGTCGATTCAAGAGGGTGCTAAATATCTAGAGAAGCCATTGAAAGGGCGTGGTATTTTGTTGGGCGGTGTGCCTGGAGTAATGCCCGCCAAAGTATTGATTTTGGGTGGCGGTGTAGTGGGAACGAATGCTGCGAAGATGGCTGCTGGTATGGGCGCTGACGTGATTATCACTGATGTGAACATCAATCGCTTGCGCTACTTAGATGATGTGATGCCAAAGAATGTGCGTACCATGGTATCGAACGAATATGTGTTGCGCGAATTGGTGAAGACGCATGACTTGATTATTGGAGGTGTTTTGGTGCCCGGTGCAAAAGCCCCAAAACTGATTACACGCGATATGTTAAAAACCATGCGCCCTGGAACGGTGCTGGTGGATGTGGCCGTTGACCAAGGTGGTTGTATTGAAACGTGTCGCCCGACAACCCACGAAGATCCTACGTATATCATTGATGATGTAGTTCACTACTGCGTTGCGAACATGCCGGGTGCAGTACCTTATACTTCTACATTGGCATTGACCAATGCTACATTGCCCTATGCAATTAAGTTAGCAACTCAAGGTTGGAAGAAGGCTTGCACTGAAAACATGGATTTGAAAAAAGGGTTGAATGTCATCAACGGTAAGATTGTGTACAAGGCGGTATCGGATGCTTTCAACTTGCCATACACGGACGTGAAGGAGTTTTTGAGTTAG
- a CDS encoding Gfo/Idh/MocA family oxidoreductase has protein sequence MKTDSTQTRREFVKKASLIGTSLLAVPLVSNANFNSSVDDAIKVALVGCGGRGTGAAMQALLTKQNVKLVAMADAFRDRLDDCYKNLMADDLSDWSGVVGNIKDRVVVPEANKFVGFDGYKKAIALADVVILTTPPGFRPIHFEEAINKGKHVFMEKPVATDPAGIKKVLDAAVIAKQKKLNVVVGLQRHYQNSYRELYKKLKEGMVGDIVSAQAWWNNEGVWVNMRKYNQTEMEYQMRNWYYFNWLCGDHITEQHIHNIDVVNWFKGSYPVKAQGMGGREVRKGKEFGEIFDHHYVEFQYTDGSILNSQCRHIKGTYSKVDEQLVSTKGTIFCGDANIRDRKGNVLYQFDKTKENNPYQTEHDELFAAIAKGEYKFADAENGAKSTMTSILGRMATYSGEVVEMEKAINSGLNIMPTKFDFDAMPPTLPDANGFYPIPTPGVTKFFV, from the coding sequence ATGAAAACAGATTCTACCCAAACACGTAGAGAATTTGTAAAGAAGGCTTCCTTGATTGGAACATCCTTGCTTGCAGTTCCATTGGTATCAAACGCTAATTTTAATTCTTCGGTTGACGATGCAATCAAAGTGGCCTTGGTTGGCTGTGGCGGAAGAGGCACTGGCGCTGCTATGCAAGCATTGCTGACCAAACAAAATGTAAAATTGGTTGCCATGGCCGATGCCTTTCGCGATCGATTGGATGATTGCTACAAAAATTTAATGGCTGATGACCTAAGTGATTGGTCGGGTGTGGTGGGCAACATTAAGGACCGGGTAGTGGTGCCCGAAGCCAACAAGTTTGTGGGATTTGACGGGTATAAAAAAGCAATTGCTTTGGCAGATGTGGTGATATTGACTACGCCTCCTGGTTTTCGCCCGATTCATTTTGAAGAAGCCATCAACAAAGGCAAGCATGTGTTTATGGAAAAACCGGTGGCCACCGACCCTGCAGGAATAAAAAAAGTATTAGATGCTGCCGTGATTGCCAAACAAAAGAAATTGAATGTGGTGGTGGGCTTGCAACGCCACTATCAAAACTCCTATCGCGAGTTGTATAAAAAACTAAAAGAGGGCATGGTGGGTGATATCGTTTCCGCACAAGCGTGGTGGAACAATGAAGGTGTTTGGGTAAACATGCGCAAATACAACCAAACCGAAATGGAATACCAAATGCGCAACTGGTATTATTTCAATTGGCTCTGTGGCGACCACATTACCGAACAACACATTCACAATATTGATGTAGTGAATTGGTTCAAAGGGTCATATCCCGTAAAGGCACAAGGAATGGGTGGCCGGGAGGTGCGCAAGGGAAAAGAGTTTGGCGAAATCTTCGACCATCATTACGTAGAATTTCAATATACGGATGGAAGTATCTTGAACAGTCAGTGCCGGCACATCAAAGGCACGTATAGTAAAGTAGACGAGCAATTGGTTAGCACGAAGGGAACTATTTTTTGTGGTGATGCCAACATCCGCGACCGCAAGGGGAATGTGTTGTATCAATTCGACAAAACAAAAGAGAACAATCCGTACCAAACAGAGCACGATGAGTTGTTTGCAGCCATTGCCAAGGGCGAATACAAATTTGCCGATGCCGAAAACGGAGCGAAGAGTACGATGACATCCATCCTCGGACGAATGGCCACGTATAGTGGTGAAGTAGTGGAAATGGAAAAAGCAATCAACTCAGGTCTCAACATCATGCCAACAAAATTTGATTTCGATGCGATGCCACCAACATTGCCCGATGCAAATGGTTTCTATCCAATACCTACTCCTGGCGTGACGAAGTTTTTTGTATAG
- a CDS encoding IS4 family transposase: protein MRISSDSSPPPGTIYVFDKGYVNFSVFDQWTQQGIYFVTRLNDNAVYDVVEPKVYDIEEFAGGGVIRDEIIHLKLPDRNQCFKARLITYKDPLTGHVLKFLSNMFLYQAITITLLYKNRWGMEVLFKRLKQNFELSYFYSDSSEGIKTQLWIALIAHLLFTVIHKQVKECEQFMTMVSMASNNLGSYICFVSMLSMRNKLSAPQREVNKIQLDMFVAIKGGVFQSIEKSP from the coding sequence ATAAGAATTTCCTCGGACAGCTCGCCCCCGCCGGGCACGATTTACGTCTTTGACAAAGGCTATGTCAACTTTTCGGTTTTTGATCAATGGACACAACAGGGGATCTATTTTGTTACACGCCTCAACGATAACGCGGTGTATGATGTGGTAGAGCCCAAGGTTTATGATATAGAAGAATTTGCAGGGGGTGGTGTGATCAGGGATGAAATTATCCATCTCAAACTCCCAGATCGTAACCAATGCTTTAAAGCGCGGCTGATCACCTACAAAGACCCACTGACAGGTCATGTGCTGAAGTTTTTATCCAATATGTTCCTCTATCAAGCCATCACCATCACCTTACTTTACAAAAACCGTTGGGGCATGGAGGTATTGTTCAAACGCCTCAAGCAAAATTTTGAGCTCAGTTATTTTTACTCGGACAGCTCAGAAGGAATCAAAACTCAATTGTGGATTGCCCTGATAGCGCACCTGCTTTTTACTGTTATCCATAAGCAAGTGAAAGAATGTGAACAGTTTATGACCATGGTCAGCATGGCTTCAAACAATTTAGGTTCCTACATCTGTTTTGTATCCATGTTATCCATGCGAAATAAATTATCGGCCCCCCAGCGTGAGGTTAATAAAATCCAGCTTGATATGTTTGTGGCCATTAAAGGGGGTGTTTTTCAAAGCATAGAAAAATCCCCTTAA
- a CDS encoding very short patch repair endonuclease produces MKPYRLKPIKVPRFEESAGFYTSKVRSGVMKKIKARNTKPELLLRKALWAKGFRYRINSNLVPGKPDILLTKQRIAIFVDGEFWHGRNWVEKKEKIKSNQRFWIPKIERNMQRDEEVNQQLEDLGWTVIRFWDQFVLKELNSCLLTIEAYANTAFHLRDNFDEPEIANELE; encoded by the coding sequence ATGAAACCCTACCGCCTCAAGCCGATTAAAGTACCCAGGTTTGAAGAATCGGCAGGGTTTTATACTTCGAAGGTGCGCTCGGGCGTGATGAAGAAAATCAAAGCCCGCAACACAAAACCTGAATTGCTTCTTAGAAAAGCCTTGTGGGCAAAAGGATTCCGTTACCGAATTAATTCTAACCTAGTACCTGGCAAGCCTGATATCTTATTAACGAAACAACGCATTGCTATTTTTGTAGATGGCGAATTTTGGCACGGGCGAAATTGGGTAGAGAAGAAAGAAAAGATAAAGTCAAACCAAAGGTTTTGGATCCCAAAAATTGAGCGCAATATGCAGCGCGATGAAGAAGTCAATCAACAATTAGAAGATTTGGGCTGGACGGTCATCCGCTTTTGGGACCAGTTTGTTTTGAAAGAGTTGAATAGCTGCTTACTTACAATTGAAGCGTATGCCAACACGGCCTTTCATTTGCGCGATAACTTTGATGAGCCAGAGATTGCGAACGAGTTGGAATAA
- a CDS encoding sigma-70 family RNA polymerase sigma factor, with protein sequence MGLKVYRAREHELIEGCRRQNRQAQQALYELYSGKMYALCCRYVKDKMESEDVLVVAFTKIFERIHQYKGDGSFEGWIRRVMVNESLGFLRKNKNMYVETDIEAAEREPNYEQLDSALEAEDLMKLIEGLPTGYRVVFNLYAIDGYSHQEIGEQLGINENTSKSQLSRARVLLQKRLLELDIDQKKEMIDHGKSSR encoded by the coding sequence ATGGGTCTAAAAGTTTACCGAGCAAGGGAACACGAGTTGATTGAAGGTTGCAGGCGGCAAAACCGTCAGGCACAGCAGGCTTTGTACGAGTTGTATTCGGGCAAAATGTATGCGTTGTGCTGCCGGTATGTAAAAGACAAAATGGAGTCCGAAGACGTGTTGGTGGTTGCTTTCACAAAAATATTTGAGCGGATCCATCAATATAAGGGCGATGGTAGTTTTGAGGGTTGGATTAGGCGGGTGATGGTGAATGAATCGCTCGGGTTCTTGCGCAAGAACAAAAACATGTATGTGGAAACGGATATCGAAGCAGCCGAACGCGAACCCAACTATGAACAATTGGATTCAGCACTCGAGGCTGAAGACCTGATGAAATTGATTGAAGGGTTGCCCACTGGCTATCGTGTAGTTTTCAATTTGTATGCGATTGACGGCTACTCGCATCAGGAAATTGGGGAGCAACTGGGCATTAATGAAAACACTTCGAAGTCGCAATTGAGCCGAGCACGTGTGCTGTTGCAAAAGCGATTGCTGGAATTGGACATTGACCAAAAAAAAGAAATGATTGACCATGGAAAATCAAGCAGATAA
- a CDS encoding TldD/PmbA family protein: MKRHLYLVFIFFSGSFLHAQSADPLLSIVETEMKREWAEFQKAQQPPYFLAYRITDNQTYRLRGSLGSLVDENKQRLRFLHTSVRVGDYTFDDSHPIDDMEGGDGAFDFEGGRGRAQILPEENEPLAIEVVLWQQTQSAYRSALSAYKARKNVPVKSTAKRVSDFSKEEPSVFIEEKISTDTFFDAASWTQKTKKWSGAFLSLEGVVDGDVSIHVDYDRKYFVSTEGSRVAQNRTSAYLTVSASVRAEDGDIVPLHLSYYATLPGQLPNEDVVMKDIEVLKEKLIKLRTAPLAEPYTGPAILHARAAGVFFHEIFGHRVEGQRLKSKFDGQTFKDKVNQLVLPKSLSVLFDPTRQTFNNQPLNGYYQYDDEGVKARKVTVVENGILKTFLMSRTPIENFSNSNGHGRAEAEADVVTRQSNLIIENKKVVDMANLRKLLIAQCKKENMKYGYLFMEVLGGFTNTGRVMPNAFNIFPTEVYRIYVDGRPDELVRGVDLIGTPLAMFAEIQAADDKSEVFTGFCGAESGSVPVTAISPSLYVKRIETQKKMVTQVEKPLLTKPSDTNK, translated from the coding sequence ATGAAGAGGCATCTGTATTTAGTTTTTATTTTTTTTTCTGGTTCATTTCTACATGCCCAATCGGCTGATCCGTTGCTGTCGATTGTGGAAACAGAAATGAAACGGGAGTGGGCAGAATTTCAAAAAGCACAGCAGCCGCCTTATTTTTTGGCGTACCGAATTACAGACAACCAAACCTATCGCTTGCGCGGATCGCTTGGTAGCTTGGTGGACGAAAACAAACAACGGTTGCGCTTCCTCCATACCTCGGTGCGCGTGGGCGATTATACATTTGACGATTCGCACCCAATAGATGACATGGAAGGTGGGGATGGCGCTTTTGATTTTGAAGGTGGGCGAGGCAGAGCTCAAATTTTGCCGGAAGAAAATGAGCCACTGGCCATTGAGGTAGTATTGTGGCAACAAACCCAAAGTGCTTATCGTTCGGCATTGTCGGCTTACAAAGCGCGCAAGAATGTGCCGGTTAAATCTACTGCCAAGCGGGTAAGTGATTTCTCCAAAGAAGAGCCATCTGTTTTTATAGAAGAAAAAATAAGTACCGATACTTTTTTTGATGCCGCTAGCTGGACGCAGAAAACAAAAAAATGGAGTGGTGCCTTTCTTTCGTTGGAAGGAGTAGTAGATGGCGATGTGAGCATTCATGTCGACTACGACCGCAAGTATTTTGTTTCTACCGAAGGTTCGCGAGTAGCGCAAAACAGAACATCGGCTTACTTGACCGTAAGTGCTTCGGTGCGTGCCGAAGATGGCGACATTGTGCCACTGCACCTGTCGTACTATGCTACCCTGCCAGGCCAATTGCCGAATGAGGACGTGGTGATGAAGGATATAGAAGTACTGAAAGAGAAATTAATAAAACTACGAACCGCACCATTAGCTGAACCCTATACCGGCCCCGCCATTTTGCACGCACGGGCGGCAGGAGTTTTCTTTCATGAAATTTTTGGGCACCGAGTGGAAGGGCAACGGTTGAAAAGCAAATTCGATGGTCAAACATTTAAAGACAAAGTGAACCAACTGGTGTTGCCAAAATCGCTAAGTGTTCTATTTGATCCTACACGCCAAACGTTTAACAATCAACCGTTGAATGGCTATTACCAATACGATGATGAAGGGGTGAAGGCCAGAAAAGTTACGGTAGTGGAAAATGGTATTTTAAAAACCTTTTTGATGTCGCGCACACCCATCGAAAACTTTTCAAATTCAAATGGGCACGGTAGGGCAGAAGCCGAAGCCGATGTGGTGACGCGTCAATCCAATCTTATCATTGAAAATAAAAAGGTGGTGGACATGGCCAACCTTCGAAAACTATTGATTGCCCAATGCAAAAAAGAAAACATGAAATACGGGTATCTTTTTATGGAAGTGCTGGGTGGGTTTACCAACACGGGCCGCGTGATGCCCAATGCATTCAACATCTTTCCAACCGAAGTGTACCGCATTTATGTTGACGGCCGACCGGATGAACTGGTGCGTGGTGTGGATTTGATCGGTACACCTCTGGCCATGTTTGCTGAGATTCAGGCAGCCGATGATAAGAGTGAAGTGTTCACGGGCTTTTGCGGTGCAGAGTCGGGCAGCGTGCCGGTAACGGCCATCTCGCCTTCATTGTATGTAAAGAGGATTGAGACACAAAAAAAAATGGTCACGCAAGTGGAAAAACCACTTTTGACAAAGCCTTCAGATACCAACAAATAG
- a CDS encoding DUF1080 domain-containing protein, with amino-acid sequence MKHLLKITLLAILISGCQSKETNQGTPLFNGKDFSGWRFYKGRENNSWEVVDGVLHCKPFDGNDKRADLITDKQYENFELSWEWKLPAQGNSGMMFRVTEEFDEPYLSGPEYQMLDDIGYPGKIEEWQKTGANYGVHVAESAKPKPIGEWNESKIIVNGNHVEHWLNGKKVVAYELGSADWKERKAKSKWNEASGYGAATKGHIAIQDHGSEVWVRNVNILEIRQ; translated from the coding sequence ATGAAGCATCTACTCAAAATCACATTACTGGCCATTCTAATCAGTGGCTGTCAATCAAAAGAAACCAACCAAGGTACACCTCTCTTCAACGGGAAAGATTTTAGCGGCTGGCGATTTTATAAAGGCCGAGAAAACAACAGTTGGGAAGTAGTAGACGGTGTTTTGCATTGCAAACCCTTTGATGGCAATGACAAACGTGCCGACCTGATTACTGACAAGCAATACGAAAATTTTGAGTTGAGTTGGGAATGGAAATTGCCCGCCCAAGGAAATAGCGGAATGATGTTTCGCGTAACGGAAGAATTTGATGAACCATATCTAAGCGGACCCGAATATCAAATGCTGGACGATATTGGCTACCCCGGAAAAATTGAAGAATGGCAAAAAACGGGTGCTAACTATGGTGTGCATGTGGCCGAAAGTGCGAAACCAAAGCCCATTGGTGAGTGGAATGAGTCTAAGATCATTGTGAATGGCAATCATGTAGAGCACTGGCTCAATGGAAAAAAAGTAGTAGCGTATGAACTTGGCTCAGCCGATTGGAAAGAACGCAAAGCAAAAAGCAAATGGAACGAAGCCTCAGGATATGGTGCGGCAACAAAAGGCCATATTGCTATACAAGACCACGGGAGTGAAGTGTGGGTGAGGAATGTGAATATTCTTGAGATTCGTCAATAA
- a CDS encoding MmcQ/YjbR family DNA-binding protein: MNIESFQKYCLSKKGVTEEFPFDNNTLVFKVMGKMFALTNVEAFEGINLKCEPELAAQLREEYPAVKAGYHMNKKHWNTIVMDGSIGDKLIQQWIDLSYDLVVASLPKKEREALKDL; the protein is encoded by the coding sequence TTGAACATCGAGAGTTTTCAGAAGTATTGCTTGAGCAAGAAAGGCGTTACCGAAGAATTTCCCTTCGATAATAACACACTTGTGTTTAAAGTGATGGGTAAAATGTTTGCGCTCACCAATGTGGAGGCTTTTGAGGGCATCAACTTGAAATGCGAACCGGAGTTGGCTGCACAACTGCGCGAAGAATATCCCGCGGTGAAGGCGGGCTACCACATGAACAAAAAGCATTGGAACACCATTGTGATGGATGGAAGCATTGGCGATAAGTTGATTCAGCAGTGGATTGACCTTTCGTATGACTTGGTAGTGGCTAGTTTGCCTAAAAAAGAAAGGGAAGCATTAAAAGACTTATGA
- a CDS encoding AMP nucleosidase, with the protein MKTKKDIVENWLPRYTGMKLQDFGHYILLTNFDNYVRKFAEWHNVPVMGEDKAMLSATAEGITIINFGMGSPNAATIMDCLTAIMPQAVVFLGKCGGLKAKNDIGDFILPIAAIRGEGTSNDYFPPEVPSLPAFALQKAISTTIRDYNQDYWTGTVYTTNRRVWEWDEDFKNYLIKIRAMAIDMETATVFSTAFYNEIPTGALLLVSDQPMTPDGVKTDKSDNVVTTNFVDLHIKIGIDSLKQLINKGMTVKHLKY; encoded by the coding sequence ATGAAAACAAAAAAAGACATTGTAGAAAATTGGTTACCGCGCTACACAGGCATGAAGCTACAAGACTTCGGTCATTATATTTTGCTTACCAACTTTGATAACTACGTGCGCAAGTTTGCCGAGTGGCACAACGTGCCTGTGATGGGCGAAGACAAAGCCATGCTCTCGGCCACAGCCGAAGGCATTACCATCATCAACTTTGGGATGGGCAGCCCCAATGCGGCTACTATTATGGATTGCTTAACAGCAATAATGCCGCAGGCTGTTGTGTTTTTGGGCAAGTGCGGTGGCCTGAAAGCCAAAAATGATATTGGTGATTTTATTTTACCGATAGCGGCCATTCGCGGTGAAGGTACAAGCAACGACTACTTCCCTCCCGAAGTGCCTTCACTGCCTGCCTTCGCACTGCAGAAAGCCATTTCTACCACCATCCGCGATTACAACCAAGACTACTGGACTGGTACGGTTTACACCACTAACCGCAGGGTTTGGGAATGGGACGAAGATTTCAAAAACTATTTGATAAAAATCCGTGCCATGGCCATTGATATGGAAACGGCCACGGTTTTCTCAACAGCATTCTACAATGAAATACCTACCGGTGCATTGCTCCTGGTATCCGACCAACCGATGACGCCCGATGGCGTAAAGACCGATAAGAGCGATAATGTAGTGACCACAAACTTCGTTGACCTCCACATTAAAATCGGCATCGACTCGCTGAAGCAACTCATCAACAAAGGAATGACGGTGAAGCATTTGAAGTATTAA
- the asnB gene encoding asparagine synthase (glutamine-hydrolyzing), whose protein sequence is MCGITGIFAFNLVGKFNLINITAATKALEKRGPDNQSIYHDEFVGLGHRRLSIIDTRDIAHQPMWDESKRYTIIFNGEIFNFQELKKELEYKGITFFSNSDTEVLLKLYIQEKEKCLNRLNGFFAFCIYDKQEQSFFLARDRYGVKPLLYLIDEDKFLFASEMKSVLAYGIEKELDFTSLHTYLQLNYIPAPRTIFKNVKKLLPGHFLKVGSRQLAVGSYYQISYDSTTVQSNKVSYDEAKEKIKYLLESSVQRRLISDVPLGAFLSGGIDSSVVTGLAAKHQPNLHTFSIGFKDEKFFDETNYANLVAKKFNTEHTVFSLSNRDLFEHVHSILDYIDEPFADSSAINMYILSQQTRKHAKVALSGDGADELLAGYNKHAAFYRVIHAGLTEKLTAALLPLWNALPQSRNNFLGNKARQLKRFAEGMKLNSKERYWQWAGYANGADAFRMLSEKSKASLNHQEFSSFKNELLKTIPDKENINDILLTDMQLVLPNDMLTKVDWMSMAHGLEVRTPFLDFELVNFVFSLPDDYKINSSMRKRVVQDAYREMLPAELYNRPKKGFEVPMLKWLRQELRSLIEDDLLSEKTITEQGIFHYPEIQKLKSQLFSSNPGDVHARIWALVVFQWWWKKYGASKS, encoded by the coding sequence ATGTGCGGCATAACTGGAATTTTTGCGTTCAACCTTGTTGGCAAGTTTAACCTCATCAACATCACTGCCGCCACAAAAGCGTTAGAAAAACGCGGCCCCGATAACCAATCTATTTACCATGATGAATTTGTTGGCCTAGGTCACCGCAGACTTTCTATTATCGATACGAGGGACATCGCTCATCAACCGATGTGGGATGAATCGAAACGCTACACGATTATTTTCAATGGGGAGATTTTTAATTTCCAGGAGTTAAAGAAAGAGTTAGAATATAAAGGAATCACTTTTTTTTCAAACTCAGATACAGAAGTATTGCTGAAACTCTATATCCAAGAAAAAGAAAAATGCCTTAACAGACTCAATGGTTTTTTTGCTTTTTGTATTTACGATAAGCAGGAGCAATCTTTCTTTTTGGCGCGTGATCGCTACGGAGTAAAGCCCCTCCTCTACTTGATAGACGAAGATAAATTTCTGTTTGCTTCTGAAATGAAATCGGTGTTAGCTTACGGAATTGAAAAAGAACTCGACTTCACTTCCTTGCACACCTACCTTCAACTGAACTACATTCCTGCACCTCGGACGATTTTTAAAAATGTGAAGAAGTTGTTGCCAGGACATTTCTTAAAAGTCGGCAGTCGACAGTTGGCAGTCGGCAGTTACTACCAAATTTCCTACGATTCCACCACGGTTCAAAGCAATAAAGTCTCTTATGATGAAGCAAAGGAAAAAATAAAGTACTTGCTTGAATCTTCCGTACAGCGAAGATTGATTTCGGATGTTCCGCTGGGTGCATTTTTGAGTGGAGGAATTGATTCATCGGTGGTAACGGGTTTGGCGGCCAAGCACCAACCAAATCTTCACACATTTTCGATTGGCTTTAAAGACGAAAAGTTTTTTGATGAGACAAATTACGCCAATCTCGTTGCAAAGAAGTTTAATACAGAGCATACGGTGTTTTCGCTCAGCAATCGCGATTTGTTTGAGCATGTACATTCCATTCTAGATTACATTGATGAACCATTTGCCGACTCATCGGCCATCAACATGTACATCCTTAGCCAACAAACGCGGAAGCATGCTAAAGTTGCCCTTTCCGGTGATGGAGCCGATGAACTGCTGGCGGGTTATAACAAACACGCGGCCTTCTATCGTGTTATCCATGCAGGTCTAACCGAGAAACTTACTGCTGCATTGCTTCCATTGTGGAATGCATTGCCCCAATCGCGAAACAATTTCTTAGGCAACAAAGCAAGGCAACTCAAGCGGTTTGCCGAAGGCATGAAGCTCAATTCGAAAGAACGTTACTGGCAATGGGCGGGGTATGCCAACGGTGCAGATGCCTTCCGCATGCTCTCTGAAAAAAGTAAAGCATCGCTCAACCATCAGGAATTCTCTTCTTTCAAAAATGAATTATTGAAAACCATTCCCGATAAGGAAAACATCAACGATATACTGTTGACTGACATGCAGTTAGTGTTGCCCAACGATATGCTCACCAAAGTTGATTGGATGAGTATGGCACATGGATTGGAAGTACGCACACCCTTTTTGGATTTTGAATTGGTCAACTTTGTTTTTTCGTTACCCGATGATTACAAAATCAATTCATCGATGCGCAAACGAGTGGTGCAGGATGCTTATCGTGAAATGTTGCCCGCAGAACTTTACAATCGGCCGAAGAAGGGTTTTGAAGTGCCGATGCTTAAATGGTTGCGGCAAGAGCTGAGGTCATTGATTGAGGATGATTTACTTTCTGAAAAGACTATCACCGAACAAGGCATCTTCCACTATCCCGAAATTCAAAAACTAAAATCCCAGCTCTTTTCTAGCAACCCCGGTGATGTACACGCACGCATCTGGGCGTTGGTGGTCTTTCAATGGTGGTGGAAGAAATATGGAGCAAGCAAATCTTAG